A stretch of the Zeugodacus cucurbitae isolate PBARC_wt_2022May chromosome 6, idZeuCucr1.2, whole genome shotgun sequence genome encodes the following:
- the LOC105209833 gene encoding uncharacterized protein LOC105209833, with protein MEQNQIGGFELLYKIYETTIKNKADIVILLTHYTLSMQCGMHCIGLDGAHCSKPTKYSEGQHSALLPVGWNKNNGVYKLYYYLNEELYKLTANSSSKGSLNIRLTNPSNGNTSTFEILLEKLISRKQRGTTPVKVFIPKAEYMVESLKANLVKPVLGWRRQTIINTESNGYLMANPSTPRFRPYTRKNQIQYKTMASSINISLLWELFDILHAKNMRNFEDVLVSYTHLNLTALNAFECLGVGEDKTIASDEEGFEDLPDRWNLHGIRYALRYRKHGQLYILLAQKSRDLLVINLFNVQQLKVSNIALNAKECVKQLNGALRDVLSDAEIIQRRIEDELIKPVLLITKIDSSQQTDFVEIHPTSHMSPEYRYTMSMPESIYLGSSLAEQRLHFRKRAFPVQHQARTAALDYSSYNWFNY; from the exons atggaACAAAATCAAATAGGGGGCTTCGAGTTACTCTATAAAATCTACGAAaccacaattaaaaataaagcggATATAGTAATACTACTAACACATTACACACTATCCATGCAATGTGGCATGCATTGCATTGGGCTTGATGGTGCG cactgctctAAACCTACTAAATATAGCGAAGGGCAACATTCTGCATTGTTACCAGTTGGTTGGAATAAAAATAACGGTGTCTATAAACTGTATTATTATCTGAATGAGGAATTGTATAAATTGACAGCCAATTCGAGTAGTAAAGGTTCTTTAAATATAAGATTAACCAATCCAAGCAACGGTAACACTTCTACATTCGAAATTTTGCTTGAGAAATTAATCAGCCGAAAACAACGTGGAACAACACCCGTAAAAGTTTTTATACCCAAAGCGGAATATATGGTTGAAAGTCTAAAAGCAAATCTTGTCAAACCG GTATTGGGTTGGAGAAGACAAACGATAATAAACACGGAATCGAATGGTTATCTTATGGCGAATCCTTCAACGCCTAGGTTTAGACCATATACAAG AAAAAACCAAATACAGTACAAAACAATGGCGAGCTCTATAAATATATCGTTACTATGGGAGCTCTTTGATATCTTACATGCGAAAAATATGCGTAATTTTGAAGACGTGTTGGTCAGCTATACGCATCTCAACTTGACCGCTCTTAACGCGTTTGAATGCCTGGGTGTGGGTGAAGAT AAAACAATAGCTAGCGATGAAGAGGGTTTTGAAGACTTACCCGACCGTTGGAATCTTCATGGCATTCGTTATGCACTGCGCTATCGCAAACATGGtcaattgtatatattattagcTCAAAAGAGTCGAGATCTTTTggtaataaatttattcaatgtACAACAACTGAAAGTGTCAAATATTGCGCTAAATGCGAAAGAGTGCGTTAAACAGCTCAATGGTGCGCTGCGTGATGTATTATCGGATGCAGAAATCATTCAGCGGCGTATTGAGGACGAGCTGATTAAGCCC GTACTTCTAATCACAAAAATTGATTCGAGTCAACAAACGGATTTTGTGGAGATACATCCAACATCCCATATGTCACCTGAATATAG gTACACAATGTCAATGCCAGAATCAATCTATTTAGGAAGCAGTTTAGCTGAGCAACGTTTACACTTTCGAAAACGAGCATTTCCCGTACAGCATCAAGCCCGTACAGCGGCACTAGATTACTCGAGCTATAATTGGTTTAATTATTGA